A window from Amblyomma americanum isolate KBUSLIRL-KWMA chromosome 7, ASM5285725v1, whole genome shotgun sequence encodes these proteins:
- the TrpRS-m gene encoding tryptophanyl-tRNA synthetase, mitochondrial translates to MLTTGTSSTCRFCSRWGMRTLCGDLWRNRPFLRGLESANQHREHLNAEDRNARQPVTFPSRVFSGIQPSGVPHLGNYFGAIQKWKALQDSNHDCIFSIVDLHSITKPHYDPNRLRTNIELMTASLLACGIDPEKSILFLQSQVPEHAELSWILGCLHTTARLQHLPQLKDKTAGMKETPLGLYLYPVLQCADVMLYKATKVPVGKDQLPHIYLVQDTAETFNKRFGLIFPVPEPLLVSGEAGRLRHLRDPTKKMSKSSDDPRSYVALDDTPSAVRDKIKKALTDCTSRVTYEPESRPAVANLVALHSLLTGLSPEEVCREAEGLDTGKFKLVIADAAVSFLAPIQERMQEYLLDRAHLWHILEEGSRRAREIALRTMDEVHRASGMSLLTIRNSAEAVAKASGC, encoded by the exons ATGTTGACGACAGGCACTTCAAGCACGTGCCGGTTCTGCTCTCGCTGGGGCATGCGGACCCTTTGCGGTGATCTGTGGCGCAACCGACCGTTTTTAAGAGGTTTAGAGTCCGCGAACCAGCACCGAGAGCATTTAAATGCTGAAGACCGCAACGCGCGCCAGCCGGTGACGTTTCCCAGCCGAGTTTTCTCTGGCATCCAGCCGAGCGGCGTCCCTCACCTGGGCAACTATTTCGGCGCTATTCAAAAGTGGAAGGCATTGCAGGACTCTAACCATGACTGTATATTCAGCATAGTGGACTTGCACTCTATCACGAAGCCCCATTATGATCCCAACAGGCTGAG GACCAACATCGAACTTATGACTGCCAGCCTGTTGGCGTGTGGAATCGATCCTGAAAAGTCTATACTGTTTCTGCAGTCTCAG GTCCCAGAGCATGCGGAGCTTTCGTGGATTCTTGGATGCCTGCACACTACCGCCAGGTTGCAGCACTTGCCACAGCTCAAG GACAAGACTGCTGGCATGAAGGAGACACCTTTGGGACTCTACCTCTACCCTGTACTCCAGTGTGCAGATGTGATGCTGTACAA GGCCACAAAGGTGCCTGTGGGAAAAGACCAGCTTCCCCACATTTACCTCGTGCAAGACACGGCTGAGACATTCAACAAGCGCTTTGGGCTCATTTTCCCCGTGCCTGAGCCCCTTCTAG TTTCAGGAGAAGCTGGTCGGCTGCGCCACCTCAGAGACCCGACAAAGAAGATGAGCAAGTCCAGCGACGACCCTCGCAGTTATGTGGCCCTGGACGACACTCCCAGTGCAGTGCGTGATAAGATCAAGAAGGCACTCACTGATTGCACTTCCCGAGTTACCTATGAACCAGAGTCCCGGCCAGCTGTCGCTAACCTTGTGGCTCTGCACAGTCTGCTCACTGGCCTCAGCCCTGAGGAG GTAtgtcgtgaagcagaaggcctcgaCACTGGAAAGTTCAAACTGGTCATTGCTGACGCAGCCGTATCATTCCTGGCGCCAATACAGGAGCGCATGCAGGAATACCTGTTGGACCGTGCCCACCTGTGGCACATCCTGGAAGAGGGCTCCAGAAGAGCGCGGGAGATTGCATTGCGGACAATGGATGAAGTGCACAGAGCATCTGGCATGAGTCTGCTCACGATTAGAAACAGTGCAGAAGCAGTCGCGAAGGCGAGTGGTTGCTAG